A window from Dunckerocampus dactyliophorus isolate RoL2022-P2 chromosome 15, RoL_Ddac_1.1, whole genome shotgun sequence encodes these proteins:
- the LOC129168391 gene encoding NACHT and WD repeat domain-containing protein 2 isoform X2, translating to MWPSGVGSRQPCPRESAMRRAAISGNIPALPPHHVPSGRSVRVFICANPDDTEAERNALKEHVYPKLRDFCRENYGIEFQVVDLYWGVDPEEWDSPELQRLRMKLLEECLKTSVGPCFVGLVGEKYGSIRVPGEVESAEFEMILDAAMEAGLDTHILDEWYCRDENSVPPAYYLKPKAQMLKNYQNSMESSSAAKTKNDKAWRKVSEDIKRIFRTAVLQLQEKGTMQSTLAKKFLCSALEDELDFALGKQTPAFLRKCVCYIRKISNFDRFAKLPEMARYMDIVVSGDRIMRNQEAYERLLKVRDEFIPTVVAASNLRVYSSVTHCDMKLGYSQEVESHYVEGLCKQFYEDMVDIIQATVQQNFDTETDPLYDEILQHLSLCKAYAALYEYKAEFLDYVQEYLLPSKGSRMGPLVVHGGPCTGKTLLLAEVAKQAYAWLQKEMGPETDPVVIVRFIGSSQSSTDLRTLLQSICEQIAINYRCLIHFLPNKIQEMRELLVNLLGESSFHRPLVIILDALEQLSDADEARKLWWLPIHLPRTVRIVVSTLPNKHGILQKLRHAIHDDDYYVELTQRDRKVCSQTLKQQLLGVKRKVTSGQQIYVNEALAKCTLPMFVNLIYREVVHWRSHKDVDEKSLCSTVHESIEQLFYSVENKLGQRFVFRALGYITMAKAGLTEIELEDILSLDNIVLGDVVVASYLKNPLRISCDLVARLKEELEGYLVERQVRNVTLMVWANRHLHLIAQKLYLGNEEDVHQMHSLLAEYFLGAWSGGRKKIFTYDNNHFTSQNISHHKNPHQQSHEKTSSDKYSYDRQTPEQPWVFQCNLLEPDIFFVNHRKMTELVFHLTRSGRTDDLMFGVIMNFSWLYTMIKIGQFEKALNDIDLAYSYTQEKELKFLSTTLRSIKVKVLKNPASLSAELQQRLLPVVTSLPKLRHLLLECDKDGPKYCSIVPLHSSMDVTYSPERLPLCSSYMQIVEILPTLAPNIVLVALEDGSVSTWDVETRQLLRQIDTARSVVLGIRLTSDEKYLVVATTKNTLLIYDNHKSCLLSEVEIKGSKHGGITGGVAFINGFTLSTHHALAWLEASKDVNVIDLLYGWPLYQFHCWYEVTCVQCSPDGMYAFCGQYLNTASIFHLGNGDKLATITSEFSGGFVKSILVLDTLNQMVMIDNEGSLSVWNTKEITNPRLMEDYDCRGDDSEVVSIELSEDQRSILLCKARSIEVLDTKVWKMVEKFKAKRSERFVAAVLSKNGQSIVASMEKTSSIFVWRRDSGQCMASLIEISGAIVKLIKSVHHNLLLSVASSGVLSVWDIDIITAMSNIDKTGKKIQTLQLSGREDYVFTMDGSEAVHKWNFSTGFIETVFKHEGIVENCVLTSSGDLMVTSDDKCSQYIWQTSSGENIFRINGQRISQLLITHNDQFVVSLCEQNASRVWRLATGHKVCNILVTLQNALVTTANTFLVGTSKNKLLAVSLWSGSVSKKFVCDDGITIVNFKLIPDCPDCVVFITSTETVFIWSVADEAVCRRVQLPANFLKNLEDFQISPNGKQGIVSKGDENINVLDLHSGKLRLVHAAGIIWRQKLSRDGRYLVYICFRNCDEDDDAGVVSNLIVMRLADGKSIGTCSLYKTPTFLSLSQRALNIIIGFEDGSIGTYTVVDRVDAALKIKIATSNSRQIVNNASQKVRPKCGSYSFKTVADCIWRESTEVFSRDSPINVSDSGEGESTTPTKKAELLQ from the exons GGTTTGGTGGGAGAGAAGTATGGCAGCATTCGAGTGCCAGGTGAGGTGGAATCAGCAGAGTTCGAGATGATCTTGGACGCGGCGATGGAGGCTGGGTTGGACACACACATCTTAGATGAGTGGTACTGCAGAGATGAAAACTCTGTGCCACCCGCATACTACCTCAAACCCAAAGCCCAAATGCTTAAGAACTACCAGAACTCT ATGGAGTCCAGCAGCGCAGCCAAGACCAAGAATGACAAGGCCTGGAGGAAAGTGTCGGAAGACATCAAACGGATCTTCCGTACGGCGGTGCTGCAGCTTCAAGAGAAGGGAACAATGCAGAGCACTCTGGCCAAGAAATTCCTTTGCTCTG CCTTGGAGGATGAATTAGACTTTGCCCTCGGGAAACAAACTCCTGCCTTTCTCAGGAAATGTGTTTGCTACATTCGCAAGATCTCAAACTTTGACCGTTTCGCCAAACTCCCAGAGATGGCCCGCTACATGGACATTGTGGTCAGCGGTGACCGCATCATGCGCAACCAGGAAGCCTACGAGCGCCTGTTGAAGGTGCGGGATGAGTTCATACCAACAGTGGTGGCGGCATCCAACCTTCGCGTTTACTCCTCTGTCACGCATTGTGACATGAAGCTGGGCTACTCCCAGGAAGTGGAGAGCCACTATGTGGAGGGTCTGTGCAAACAGTTCTACGAGGACATGGTGGATATCATTCAGGCCACAGTTCAGCAGAACTTTGACACAGAGACTGACCCACTGTACGATGAGATCCTGCAACACCTGTCCCTCTGCAAAGCATATGCAGCACTGTATGAGTACAAGGCTGAGTTCTTGGATTACGTGCAGGAGTATCTTTTGCCATCTAAAGGGAGTAGGATGGGTCCGCTTGTGGTACATGGGGGACCCTGCACGGGAAAAACTTTGCTGCTTGCAGAAGTTGCCAAACAG GCCTACGCGTGGCTACAGAAAGAGATGGGCCCTGAAACTGACCCAGTGGTCATTGTCCGTTTCATTGGCTCAAGTCAGTCCTCCACAGACTTGCGCACCCTCCTCCAGAGCATCTGTGAGCAGATTGCAATAAACTATCGCTGCTTGATTCACTTTTTGCCTAACAAGATCCAGGAGATGAGGGAGCTCCTGGTCAACCTCCTTGGGGAATCCTCCTTTCACAGGCCTTTGGTCATCATCCTGGATGCCCTTGAGCAGCTGTCAGATGCCGACGAAGCCCGCAAGCTCTGGTGGCTTCCCATACACCTCCCTCGGACGGTCCGCATTGTAGTTTCAACATTGCCCAATAAACATGGAATCCTGCAGAAGCTCCGACATGCCATCCATGATGACGACTATTATGTTGAGTTAACACAGAGGGATCGCAAGGTCTGCAGCCAGACACTTAAGCAGCAGTTACTTGGTGTCAAGAGAAAGGTCACCTCGGGCCAGCAGATATATGTAAACGAGGCTCTAGCCAAGTGTACATTGCCAATGTTTGTCAATCTCATCTACAGAGAGGTAGTCCACTGGAGGTCTCACAAAGATGTGGATGAGAAGTCCCTGTGCTCCACTGTACATGAAAGCATCGAGCAGCTGTTCTATTCAGTAGAGAATAAGTTGGGCCAACGATTTGTCTTTAGAGCATTAGGATATATCACCATGGCCAAGGCAGGGTTAACTGAAATTGAGTTGGAGGATATTCTATCCCTGGATAACATAGTTCTTGGTGACGTTGTAGTTGCATCTTACCTCAAAAATCCCTTGAGAATCTCCTGTGACTTGGTAGCGAGGCTCAAAGAGGAGCTGGAAGGTTATCTGGTTGAACGTCAGGTACGCAACGTCACCCTGATGGTCTGGGCCAACAGACATCTGCATCTCATTGCCCAGAAGCTGTACCTAGGTAATGAGGAGGATGTCCATCAAATGCACAGCCTTCTAGCGGAGTACTTTCTGGGAGCGTGGTCAGGGGGCAGAAAGAAGATCTTTACATACGACAACAATCATTTTACTTCCCAAAATATATCACACCACAAAAACCCCCATCAACAATCTCATGAGAAAACATCATCTGACAAGTACTCTTATGACAGGCAAACACCTGAGCAGCCTTGGGTCTTCCAGTGCAACCTTTTGGagcctgacattttttttgtcaaccaCAGAAAGATGACGGAGTTGGTGTTCCACCTCACCAGAAGTGGGCGCACTGATGACCTCATGTTTGGGGTCATCATGAATTTCAGCTGGCTCTACACAATGATCAAGATTGGCCAGTTTGAAAAGGCCTTAAACGATATCGACTTGGCGTACAGTTACACCCAAGAAAAAGAACTGAAGTTTCTATCCACCACTCTTCGCAGCATCAAGGTAAAGGTCTTGAAGAACCCAGCATCTCTCTCAGCAGAACTGCAGCAAAGGCTTTTGCCAGTTGTCACCTCCCTGCCCAAGCTTCGACACCTTCTTCTGGAATGCGACAAGGATGGTCCCAAGTACTGCTCAATTGTGCCTCTGCACTCCTCAATGGATGTCACCTACAGTCCAGAGAGGCTTCCTTTGTGCTCAAGTTACATGCAGATTGTGGAGATCCTTCCCACTCTAGCCCCAAACATCGTCCTTGTAGCACTTGAAGATGGGTCTGTCAGCACATGGGATGTCGAGACTAGACAACTGCTGCGACAGATCGACACAGCCAGATCTGTTGTCCTGGGAATCAGACTAACCAGTGATGAGAAATATCTTGTTGTGGCCACCACCAAAAACACGCTTCTCATCTATGATAATCATAAATCCTGCCTTCTATCAGAGGTTGAAATCAAGGGGTCCAAACATGGTGGCATCACCGGTGGGGTGGCGTTCATCAATGGCTTCACTTTATCCACTCACCATGCTTTAGCTTGGCTTGAGGCCAGTAAAGACGTCAACGTTATTGATTTACTTTACGGCTGGCCTCTCTATCAGTTCCATTGCTGGTACGAGGTGACTTGTGTCCAGTGCTCTCCAGATGGAATGTATGCCTTCTGTGGACAGTACCTCAACACTGCATCCATCTTTCATCTGGGAAATGGGGACAAGTTGGCCACTATTACGTCTGAATTTTCTGGAGGTTTTGTCAAGTCCATTCTTGTCCTGGACACACTCAACCAAATGGTGATGATTGACAATGAGGGTAGCCTCTCAGTATGGAACACCAAAGAAATCACCAACCCACGTCTGATGGAGGATTATGACTGCAGAGGAGATGACAGTGAGGTGGTGAGCATTGAGTTGTCTGAAGACCAGCGCTCAATTCTCCTGTGCAAGGCCAGAAGTATTGAGGTTCTAGATACAAAAGTGTGGAAAATGGTGGAGAAGTTTAAAGCTAAACGTAGTGAACGCTTTGTAGCTGCAGTTCTGTCCAAAAACGGCCAGAGCATTGTGGCCTCAATGGAGAAGACCTCTTCCATCTTTGTGTGGAGGAGGGACAGCGGGCAGTGCATGGCCAGCCTGATTGAGATATCAGGAGCCATTGTCAAGCTCATCAAATCAGTTCACCACAACCTGCTCCTTTCTGTTGCCAGCAGTGGAGTGCTGTCTGTCTGGGACATTGATATCATCACAGCTATGTCCAATATTGACAAAACAGGCAAGAAGATCCAAACATTGCAGCTGTCTGGCAGAGAGGATTATGTGTTTACTATGGATGGCTCAGAAGCAGTCCACAAGTGGAACTTTAGCACTGGATTCATAGAGACTGTCTTCAAGCATGAGGGCATAGTGGAAAACTGTGTACTAACCTCATCGGGTGATCTAATGGTAACTTCTGATGACAAGTGCAGTCAGTACATCTGGCAAACCAGCTCTGGGGAGAACATCTTTCGCATCAATGGACAGAGAATATCCCAGTTGCTCATCACCCACAATGACCAGTTTGTTGTGTCCCTCTGTGAGCAAAATGCCTCAAGAGTTTGGAGACTTGCCACAGGACACAAGGTCTGCAACATCTTGGTCACCCTCCAGAACGCACTGGTCACCACAGCCAACACATTTCTTGTGGGAACCTCCAAAAACAAGCTCCTCGCCGTCAGCTTGTGGTCGGGCAGCGTATCTAAGAAATTTGTTTGCGATGACGGCATCACGATCGTCAATTTCAAACTTATCCCTGACTGCCCTGACTGTGTCGTGTTCATCACGTCCACAGAGACCGTCTTCATCTGGAGCGTGGCGGACGAGGCCGTTTGCAGACGTGTCCAGTTGCCGGCCAACTTTCTCAAAAATCTTGAGGATTTCCAGATCTCACCCAATGGCAAACAAGGAATTGTGTCCAAAGGTGACGAAAATATTAATGTGCTGGACCTACACAGTGGGAAGCTGAGGCTTGTCCACGCTGCCGGTATAATTTGGCGTCAAAAATTATCACGAGACGGCCGTTATCTCGTATACATCTGCTTCCGCAACTGTGATGAGGACGACGACGCTGGCGTTGTTTCCAATCTAATTGTGATGCGCCTTGCTGACGGGAAGAGTATTGGCACATGCTCCTTATACAAGACACCCACTTTCCTTTCGCTCTCTCAGAGAGCTTTGAACATCATCATTGGCTTTGAGGATGGCAGCATTGGCACATACACAGTGGTGGACCGTGTAGACGCTGCCCTAAAGATCAAGATAGCCACCTCCAACAGCCGCCAGATAGTCAACAATGCTTCACAAAAGGTGCGGCCAAAATGTGGCAGTTATTCCTTTAAGACTGTCGCTGACTGCATTTGGAGGGAATCAACAGAAGTCTTCTCCAGGGACAGCCCAATCAATGTGTCGGACTCTGGTGAAGGTGAGTCTACTACGCCGACGAAAAAGGCAGAGCTGTTGCAGTGA
- the LOC129168391 gene encoding NACHT and WD repeat domain-containing protein 2 isoform X1, with product MKRMNPRWKSPPMWPSGVGSRQPCPRESAMRRAAISGNIPALPPHHVPSGRSVRVFICANPDDTEAERNALKEHVYPKLRDFCRENYGIEFQVVDLYWGVDPEEWDSPELQRLRMKLLEECLKTSVGPCFVGLVGEKYGSIRVPGEVESAEFEMILDAAMEAGLDTHILDEWYCRDENSVPPAYYLKPKAQMLKNYQNSMESSSAAKTKNDKAWRKVSEDIKRIFRTAVLQLQEKGTMQSTLAKKFLCSALEDELDFALGKQTPAFLRKCVCYIRKISNFDRFAKLPEMARYMDIVVSGDRIMRNQEAYERLLKVRDEFIPTVVAASNLRVYSSVTHCDMKLGYSQEVESHYVEGLCKQFYEDMVDIIQATVQQNFDTETDPLYDEILQHLSLCKAYAALYEYKAEFLDYVQEYLLPSKGSRMGPLVVHGGPCTGKTLLLAEVAKQAYAWLQKEMGPETDPVVIVRFIGSSQSSTDLRTLLQSICEQIAINYRCLIHFLPNKIQEMRELLVNLLGESSFHRPLVIILDALEQLSDADEARKLWWLPIHLPRTVRIVVSTLPNKHGILQKLRHAIHDDDYYVELTQRDRKVCSQTLKQQLLGVKRKVTSGQQIYVNEALAKCTLPMFVNLIYREVVHWRSHKDVDEKSLCSTVHESIEQLFYSVENKLGQRFVFRALGYITMAKAGLTEIELEDILSLDNIVLGDVVVASYLKNPLRISCDLVARLKEELEGYLVERQVRNVTLMVWANRHLHLIAQKLYLGNEEDVHQMHSLLAEYFLGAWSGGRKKIFTYDNNHFTSQNISHHKNPHQQSHEKTSSDKYSYDRQTPEQPWVFQCNLLEPDIFFVNHRKMTELVFHLTRSGRTDDLMFGVIMNFSWLYTMIKIGQFEKALNDIDLAYSYTQEKELKFLSTTLRSIKVKVLKNPASLSAELQQRLLPVVTSLPKLRHLLLECDKDGPKYCSIVPLHSSMDVTYSPERLPLCSSYMQIVEILPTLAPNIVLVALEDGSVSTWDVETRQLLRQIDTARSVVLGIRLTSDEKYLVVATTKNTLLIYDNHKSCLLSEVEIKGSKHGGITGGVAFINGFTLSTHHALAWLEASKDVNVIDLLYGWPLYQFHCWYEVTCVQCSPDGMYAFCGQYLNTASIFHLGNGDKLATITSEFSGGFVKSILVLDTLNQMVMIDNEGSLSVWNTKEITNPRLMEDYDCRGDDSEVVSIELSEDQRSILLCKARSIEVLDTKVWKMVEKFKAKRSERFVAAVLSKNGQSIVASMEKTSSIFVWRRDSGQCMASLIEISGAIVKLIKSVHHNLLLSVASSGVLSVWDIDIITAMSNIDKTGKKIQTLQLSGREDYVFTMDGSEAVHKWNFSTGFIETVFKHEGIVENCVLTSSGDLMVTSDDKCSQYIWQTSSGENIFRINGQRISQLLITHNDQFVVSLCEQNASRVWRLATGHKVCNILVTLQNALVTTANTFLVGTSKNKLLAVSLWSGSVSKKFVCDDGITIVNFKLIPDCPDCVVFITSTETVFIWSVADEAVCRRVQLPANFLKNLEDFQISPNGKQGIVSKGDENINVLDLHSGKLRLVHAAGIIWRQKLSRDGRYLVYICFRNCDEDDDAGVVSNLIVMRLADGKSIGTCSLYKTPTFLSLSQRALNIIIGFEDGSIGTYTVVDRVDAALKIKIATSNSRQIVNNASQKVRPKCGSYSFKTVADCIWRESTEVFSRDSPINVSDSGEGESTTPTKKAELLQ from the exons GGTTTGGTGGGAGAGAAGTATGGCAGCATTCGAGTGCCAGGTGAGGTGGAATCAGCAGAGTTCGAGATGATCTTGGACGCGGCGATGGAGGCTGGGTTGGACACACACATCTTAGATGAGTGGTACTGCAGAGATGAAAACTCTGTGCCACCCGCATACTACCTCAAACCCAAAGCCCAAATGCTTAAGAACTACCAGAACTCT ATGGAGTCCAGCAGCGCAGCCAAGACCAAGAATGACAAGGCCTGGAGGAAAGTGTCGGAAGACATCAAACGGATCTTCCGTACGGCGGTGCTGCAGCTTCAAGAGAAGGGAACAATGCAGAGCACTCTGGCCAAGAAATTCCTTTGCTCTG CCTTGGAGGATGAATTAGACTTTGCCCTCGGGAAACAAACTCCTGCCTTTCTCAGGAAATGTGTTTGCTACATTCGCAAGATCTCAAACTTTGACCGTTTCGCCAAACTCCCAGAGATGGCCCGCTACATGGACATTGTGGTCAGCGGTGACCGCATCATGCGCAACCAGGAAGCCTACGAGCGCCTGTTGAAGGTGCGGGATGAGTTCATACCAACAGTGGTGGCGGCATCCAACCTTCGCGTTTACTCCTCTGTCACGCATTGTGACATGAAGCTGGGCTACTCCCAGGAAGTGGAGAGCCACTATGTGGAGGGTCTGTGCAAACAGTTCTACGAGGACATGGTGGATATCATTCAGGCCACAGTTCAGCAGAACTTTGACACAGAGACTGACCCACTGTACGATGAGATCCTGCAACACCTGTCCCTCTGCAAAGCATATGCAGCACTGTATGAGTACAAGGCTGAGTTCTTGGATTACGTGCAGGAGTATCTTTTGCCATCTAAAGGGAGTAGGATGGGTCCGCTTGTGGTACATGGGGGACCCTGCACGGGAAAAACTTTGCTGCTTGCAGAAGTTGCCAAACAG GCCTACGCGTGGCTACAGAAAGAGATGGGCCCTGAAACTGACCCAGTGGTCATTGTCCGTTTCATTGGCTCAAGTCAGTCCTCCACAGACTTGCGCACCCTCCTCCAGAGCATCTGTGAGCAGATTGCAATAAACTATCGCTGCTTGATTCACTTTTTGCCTAACAAGATCCAGGAGATGAGGGAGCTCCTGGTCAACCTCCTTGGGGAATCCTCCTTTCACAGGCCTTTGGTCATCATCCTGGATGCCCTTGAGCAGCTGTCAGATGCCGACGAAGCCCGCAAGCTCTGGTGGCTTCCCATACACCTCCCTCGGACGGTCCGCATTGTAGTTTCAACATTGCCCAATAAACATGGAATCCTGCAGAAGCTCCGACATGCCATCCATGATGACGACTATTATGTTGAGTTAACACAGAGGGATCGCAAGGTCTGCAGCCAGACACTTAAGCAGCAGTTACTTGGTGTCAAGAGAAAGGTCACCTCGGGCCAGCAGATATATGTAAACGAGGCTCTAGCCAAGTGTACATTGCCAATGTTTGTCAATCTCATCTACAGAGAGGTAGTCCACTGGAGGTCTCACAAAGATGTGGATGAGAAGTCCCTGTGCTCCACTGTACATGAAAGCATCGAGCAGCTGTTCTATTCAGTAGAGAATAAGTTGGGCCAACGATTTGTCTTTAGAGCATTAGGATATATCACCATGGCCAAGGCAGGGTTAACTGAAATTGAGTTGGAGGATATTCTATCCCTGGATAACATAGTTCTTGGTGACGTTGTAGTTGCATCTTACCTCAAAAATCCCTTGAGAATCTCCTGTGACTTGGTAGCGAGGCTCAAAGAGGAGCTGGAAGGTTATCTGGTTGAACGTCAGGTACGCAACGTCACCCTGATGGTCTGGGCCAACAGACATCTGCATCTCATTGCCCAGAAGCTGTACCTAGGTAATGAGGAGGATGTCCATCAAATGCACAGCCTTCTAGCGGAGTACTTTCTGGGAGCGTGGTCAGGGGGCAGAAAGAAGATCTTTACATACGACAACAATCATTTTACTTCCCAAAATATATCACACCACAAAAACCCCCATCAACAATCTCATGAGAAAACATCATCTGACAAGTACTCTTATGACAGGCAAACACCTGAGCAGCCTTGGGTCTTCCAGTGCAACCTTTTGGagcctgacattttttttgtcaaccaCAGAAAGATGACGGAGTTGGTGTTCCACCTCACCAGAAGTGGGCGCACTGATGACCTCATGTTTGGGGTCATCATGAATTTCAGCTGGCTCTACACAATGATCAAGATTGGCCAGTTTGAAAAGGCCTTAAACGATATCGACTTGGCGTACAGTTACACCCAAGAAAAAGAACTGAAGTTTCTATCCACCACTCTTCGCAGCATCAAGGTAAAGGTCTTGAAGAACCCAGCATCTCTCTCAGCAGAACTGCAGCAAAGGCTTTTGCCAGTTGTCACCTCCCTGCCCAAGCTTCGACACCTTCTTCTGGAATGCGACAAGGATGGTCCCAAGTACTGCTCAATTGTGCCTCTGCACTCCTCAATGGATGTCACCTACAGTCCAGAGAGGCTTCCTTTGTGCTCAAGTTACATGCAGATTGTGGAGATCCTTCCCACTCTAGCCCCAAACATCGTCCTTGTAGCACTTGAAGATGGGTCTGTCAGCACATGGGATGTCGAGACTAGACAACTGCTGCGACAGATCGACACAGCCAGATCTGTTGTCCTGGGAATCAGACTAACCAGTGATGAGAAATATCTTGTTGTGGCCACCACCAAAAACACGCTTCTCATCTATGATAATCATAAATCCTGCCTTCTATCAGAGGTTGAAATCAAGGGGTCCAAACATGGTGGCATCACCGGTGGGGTGGCGTTCATCAATGGCTTCACTTTATCCACTCACCATGCTTTAGCTTGGCTTGAGGCCAGTAAAGACGTCAACGTTATTGATTTACTTTACGGCTGGCCTCTCTATCAGTTCCATTGCTGGTACGAGGTGACTTGTGTCCAGTGCTCTCCAGATGGAATGTATGCCTTCTGTGGACAGTACCTCAACACTGCATCCATCTTTCATCTGGGAAATGGGGACAAGTTGGCCACTATTACGTCTGAATTTTCTGGAGGTTTTGTCAAGTCCATTCTTGTCCTGGACACACTCAACCAAATGGTGATGATTGACAATGAGGGTAGCCTCTCAGTATGGAACACCAAAGAAATCACCAACCCACGTCTGATGGAGGATTATGACTGCAGAGGAGATGACAGTGAGGTGGTGAGCATTGAGTTGTCTGAAGACCAGCGCTCAATTCTCCTGTGCAAGGCCAGAAGTATTGAGGTTCTAGATACAAAAGTGTGGAAAATGGTGGAGAAGTTTAAAGCTAAACGTAGTGAACGCTTTGTAGCTGCAGTTCTGTCCAAAAACGGCCAGAGCATTGTGGCCTCAATGGAGAAGACCTCTTCCATCTTTGTGTGGAGGAGGGACAGCGGGCAGTGCATGGCCAGCCTGATTGAGATATCAGGAGCCATTGTCAAGCTCATCAAATCAGTTCACCACAACCTGCTCCTTTCTGTTGCCAGCAGTGGAGTGCTGTCTGTCTGGGACATTGATATCATCACAGCTATGTCCAATATTGACAAAACAGGCAAGAAGATCCAAACATTGCAGCTGTCTGGCAGAGAGGATTATGTGTTTACTATGGATGGCTCAGAAGCAGTCCACAAGTGGAACTTTAGCACTGGATTCATAGAGACTGTCTTCAAGCATGAGGGCATAGTGGAAAACTGTGTACTAACCTCATCGGGTGATCTAATGGTAACTTCTGATGACAAGTGCAGTCAGTACATCTGGCAAACCAGCTCTGGGGAGAACATCTTTCGCATCAATGGACAGAGAATATCCCAGTTGCTCATCACCCACAATGACCAGTTTGTTGTGTCCCTCTGTGAGCAAAATGCCTCAAGAGTTTGGAGACTTGCCACAGGACACAAGGTCTGCAACATCTTGGTCACCCTCCAGAACGCACTGGTCACCACAGCCAACACATTTCTTGTGGGAACCTCCAAAAACAAGCTCCTCGCCGTCAGCTTGTGGTCGGGCAGCGTATCTAAGAAATTTGTTTGCGATGACGGCATCACGATCGTCAATTTCAAACTTATCCCTGACTGCCCTGACTGTGTCGTGTTCATCACGTCCACAGAGACCGTCTTCATCTGGAGCGTGGCGGACGAGGCCGTTTGCAGACGTGTCCAGTTGCCGGCCAACTTTCTCAAAAATCTTGAGGATTTCCAGATCTCACCCAATGGCAAACAAGGAATTGTGTCCAAAGGTGACGAAAATATTAATGTGCTGGACCTACACAGTGGGAAGCTGAGGCTTGTCCACGCTGCCGGTATAATTTGGCGTCAAAAATTATCACGAGACGGCCGTTATCTCGTATACATCTGCTTCCGCAACTGTGATGAGGACGACGACGCTGGCGTTGTTTCCAATCTAATTGTGATGCGCCTTGCTGACGGGAAGAGTATTGGCACATGCTCCTTATACAAGACACCCACTTTCCTTTCGCTCTCTCAGAGAGCTTTGAACATCATCATTGGCTTTGAGGATGGCAGCATTGGCACATACACAGTGGTGGACCGTGTAGACGCTGCCCTAAAGATCAAGATAGCCACCTCCAACAGCCGCCAGATAGTCAACAATGCTTCACAAAAGGTGCGGCCAAAATGTGGCAGTTATTCCTTTAAGACTGTCGCTGACTGCATTTGGAGGGAATCAACAGAAGTCTTCTCCAGGGACAGCCCAATCAATGTGTCGGACTCTGGTGAAGGTGAGTCTACTACGCCGACGAAAAAGGCAGAGCTGTTGCAGTGA